From Planctomycetota bacterium, one genomic window encodes:
- a CDS encoding S41 family peptidase yields the protein MRRAPAFALAFAALLSGAVLVPAQDLSGQVEKIFDRIEASRGVDLWPAVRELEELGREAVDAVRKGLTRSDGYVRLAAAKVLYVRQHKEEALDALSRLMAGKSADVRRAAADVAAALVSADKDLSAQERRAVASRFEREAAQAEDPLARVALWRAVWNLTGSIRPVRELRALHNGAPPEQRAVKEEAALALAEMNRFEDARATLAELAQEPGDRGRIARAYLRQKELADDLERLRARQAAGAPKYDFRLLEEAIDVLKANYYNESKVDAEKLIEAAVRGACASLDPYTMYMDPQAIEELKKEALEMLYGGIGARVSMRKDKAGRAWLTIEEPIFSGPAYKAGLRSNDTIVEVEGEPTVGKELGDLVRRLRGKPGTPVRIKVMRRGWTKEREYTITREEIRLESTVHRMLPGDIGYIRMATFGEKDVELVEKALKGMAGAKAIVFDLRGNTGGYLRTALRIASYFLDKGKLIVSTRSRSEEVDRRVAEGPKLTDAPLVVLVDEGSASASEILAGALQDHKRAVLVGEKTFGKGSVQDLKPLKTADEKAAVKVTIAKWYLPSGRSVEADKHQDSGVHPDIKAAPPERDFWKDAEFERLRAGDELDKYLKEIEDWSLFKKIAESDGADLSLYPRFDAFYESLKTKASKDEIRELVREQIRKRVQDHEGKPLYLDFQTDVVLQRGILEACRLGQVDAAKIEEYVTFARRAAAPSADRQY from the coding sequence ATGCGTCGTGCTCCCGCGTTCGCCCTCGCCTTCGCCGCGCTGCTGTCGGGCGCCGTCCTCGTTCCGGCGCAGGATCTTTCCGGACAGGTGGAGAAGATCTTCGACCGCATCGAGGCGTCCCGCGGCGTCGATCTCTGGCCCGCCGTCCGGGAGCTCGAAGAGCTGGGCCGGGAGGCGGTGGACGCCGTCCGCAAGGGACTGACCCGTTCGGACGGGTACGTCCGCCTGGCGGCCGCCAAGGTGCTCTACGTCCGCCAGCACAAGGAGGAAGCCCTCGACGCCCTCTCGCGCCTGATGGCCGGAAAGTCCGCCGACGTGCGCCGCGCGGCGGCGGACGTGGCGGCGGCGCTCGTTTCGGCGGACAAGGACCTTTCGGCGCAGGAACGCCGGGCGGTGGCCTCCCGGTTCGAGCGCGAAGCCGCCCAGGCCGAAGATCCCCTCGCCCGCGTGGCCCTCTGGCGCGCCGTCTGGAACCTGACCGGCAGCATCCGGCCCGTCCGCGAGCTGCGCGCCCTCCACAACGGCGCCCCCCCTGAGCAGCGCGCCGTCAAGGAGGAGGCGGCCCTCGCGCTGGCGGAGATGAACCGGTTCGAGGACGCCCGCGCGACCCTGGCCGAGCTGGCCCAGGAGCCCGGGGACCGGGGCCGCATCGCCCGCGCCTACCTCCGGCAGAAAGAGCTGGCCGACGATCTCGAGCGCCTCCGCGCCCGCCAGGCCGCCGGCGCTCCCAAGTACGACTTCCGCCTTCTCGAGGAGGCCATCGACGTCCTCAAGGCCAACTACTACAACGAGTCCAAGGTCGACGCCGAGAAGCTCATCGAGGCGGCCGTCCGCGGCGCCTGCGCGAGCCTGGATCCCTACACGATGTACATGGATCCCCAGGCCATCGAGGAGCTCAAGAAGGAAGCGCTCGAGATGCTTTACGGCGGCATCGGCGCCCGCGTGTCGATGCGCAAGGACAAGGCCGGCCGCGCCTGGCTGACGATCGAAGAACCCATCTTCTCCGGCCCCGCCTACAAGGCCGGCCTGCGCTCCAACGACACGATCGTGGAAGTGGAAGGCGAGCCCACCGTGGGCAAGGAGCTGGGGGATCTGGTGCGGCGCCTCCGGGGCAAACCCGGCACGCCCGTCCGCATCAAGGTCATGCGCCGCGGCTGGACCAAGGAGCGCGAGTACACGATCACGCGCGAGGAGATCCGCCTGGAAAGCACCGTCCACCGCATGCTGCCGGGCGACATCGGCTACATCCGCATGGCCACCTTCGGAGAAAAGGACGTGGAGCTCGTCGAGAAGGCCCTGAAGGGCATGGCCGGCGCCAAGGCCATCGTCTTCGACCTTCGGGGCAACACCGGCGGCTACCTGCGCACCGCCCTGCGGATCGCCTCGTACTTCCTGGACAAGGGAAAGCTCATCGTCTCCACCCGCAGCCGGTCCGAAGAGGTGGACCGCCGCGTCGCCGAAGGGCCCAAGCTCACGGATGCGCCCCTGGTGGTCCTCGTGGACGAGGGCAGCGCCTCCGCCAGCGAAATCCTGGCCGGCGCGCTCCAGGACCACAAGCGCGCCGTGCTCGTCGGCGAAAAGACCTTCGGCAAGGGAAGCGTCCAGGACCTCAAGCCCCTCAAGACCGCCGACGAGAAGGCCGCCGTCAAGGTCACGATCGCCAAGTGGTACCTCCCCAGCGGCCGCAGCGTCGAGGCGGACAAGCATCAGGACAGCGGCGTTCATCCGGACATCAAGGCCGCCCCGCCGGAGCGCGATTTCTGGAAGGACGCCGAGTTCGAGCGGCTCCGCGCGGGCGACGAATTGGACAAATATCTCAAGGAGATCGAAGACTGGTCGCTCTTCAAGAAAATCGCCGAGAGCGACGGGGCCGATCTCTCCCTCTATCCCAGGTTCGACGCGTTCTACGAGTCCCTCAAGACCAAGGCGTCCAAGGACGAGATCCGCGAGCTCGTGCGGGAGCAGATCCGCAAGCGCGTCCAGGACCACGAGGGGAAGCCCCTCTACCTCGATTTCCAGACGGACGTGGTGCTGCAGCGGGGCATCCTCGAAGCCTGCCGCCTGGGCCAGGTGGACGCCGCGAAGATCGAGGAGTACGTCACCTTCGCCCGCCGGGCCGCCGCTCCGTCGGCGGACCGGCAGTACTGA
- a CDS encoding cyclic nucleotide-binding domain-containing protein: MSRVIAVCEEERGCPLYRRGARLEFAPPTVSGLEGLPVCATAVASLQKPAEKVAAGQAAAPYARTFCGGCAEGKAWWNFEPAPRETDTTLSPAAAHFILESIRKMKLFAGVHVAKLARIVKLIKGTRVPAGRAIITRGAPGEAFYVVLEGECEVVQTDEGGAESVLAVLPPGECFGEMSLITGEPASATVRARGDATILVISKPNFQTLLSVAPEIAITLARILAGRLARTGRWVVEELKKGILGRLDLISPAELIQAMNVNNQTGLLLVQNADQSLTLYMHDGQVHEVQLGQKTGEDAFYEFLSWARGQFRFEPVRKENPRRQIQMDTVGLLLEGLRRVDECRRTTVRREAEPATPPPAEQAPAPPAPELPATP, translated from the coding sequence ATGAGCCGCGTCATCGCCGTCTGCGAGGAGGAGCGGGGCTGCCCGCTCTACCGGCGGGGCGCCCGGCTGGAGTTCGCCCCGCCCACGGTCAGCGGCCTGGAGGGGCTCCCCGTCTGCGCCACGGCGGTGGCCTCGCTCCAGAAGCCCGCCGAGAAGGTCGCCGCCGGCCAGGCCGCTGCGCCCTACGCCCGCACCTTCTGCGGGGGCTGCGCCGAGGGCAAGGCGTGGTGGAATTTCGAGCCCGCCCCCCGCGAGACGGACACCACGCTCTCCCCCGCCGCCGCCCACTTCATTCTCGAGAGCATCCGGAAGATGAAGCTCTTCGCGGGAGTCCACGTCGCCAAGCTCGCCCGCATCGTCAAGCTCATCAAGGGAACGCGCGTCCCGGCCGGACGCGCCATCATCACCCGCGGGGCTCCCGGCGAAGCCTTCTACGTGGTCCTCGAGGGAGAATGCGAAGTCGTGCAGACGGACGAGGGAGGCGCCGAGAGCGTCCTGGCGGTCCTCCCCCCCGGAGAGTGCTTCGGCGAAATGTCCCTCATCACGGGAGAACCCGCCTCGGCCACCGTCCGCGCCCGCGGAGACGCCACGATCCTCGTCATCTCCAAGCCCAACTTTCAGACGCTCCTCTCGGTGGCCCCCGAGATCGCCATCACGCTCGCCCGGATCCTCGCCGGGCGCCTGGCCCGCACGGGCCGGTGGGTCGTCGAAGAGCTCAAGAAAGGCATCCTGGGCCGCCTGGATCTCATCTCCCCCGCCGAACTCATCCAGGCCATGAACGTCAACAACCAGACCGGGCTCCTCCTCGTTCAGAACGCCGACCAGAGCCTGACCCTCTACATGCACGACGGCCAGGTCCACGAGGTGCAGCTCGGCCAGAAGACGGGCGAGGACGCGTTCTACGAGTTCCTGAGCTGGGCCCGCGGCCAGTTCCGGTTCGAGCCCGTGCGGAAGGAAAACCCCCGACGGCAGATCCAGATGGACACGGTGGGGCTGCTTCTCGAAGGACTCCGCCGCGTGGACGAATGCCGCCGGACGACCGTCCGCCGCGAAGCCGAACCCGCTACGCCCCCGCCGGCGGAACAAGCCCCGGCGCCTCCGGCGCCTGAACTTCCCGCCACTCCCTGA